The Brassica napus cultivar Da-Ae chromosome C1, Da-Ae, whole genome shotgun sequence DNA segment tatttgatttttgcttctgaaaataatattattctattatagaagttaaaaattaaggtataaaatagtttatagttaaatattaattaagaaaaatatttttataaagatattttctgaaatattattaatatccttaatgaaatttgtttatataatttctgatataattaaaaacgaaatcatattaataatattaaatttatatgttatcatagagatgattataaattaatataataaaattgtcaaaaataaaaacattttttttttcaaaaaataagatAACTTTGTTGTTATCtggaaataatattataaaacatgataattcttatatatatatagtgcttatatatatatatatatttttttgatttttgcttctgaaaataatattattctattatgaaagttaaaaattaaggtataaaatagtttatagttaaatattaaagcaaaaacatttttataaagatattttctaagatATTATTAATACTCTTAAtgaaatctatttatataatttttgatataactaaaacaaatttatattaataatgctAGATTTATATGTTATCCTAgataatgattataaattaatataataaaattgtcaaAAAATAAGATAACTTTGTTGTTATCCGGAGGAAAACatgataattcttatatatatatatattgtgtttctatatatatttgatttttgcttctgaaaataatattattctattACAAAAGTTaacaattaaattataaaatattttatattaaatattaattaagcaaaaatatttttataaagatattttcaaaaatattattaatatatgagtgtttttaaaattttaatacacaataaacatatatattttgatgaattttttgtcaaatataaataattgtatgtttgatttaaactttttgaaaacagAATAATAACTTATCAATTATTATgctgattttttaattaataaaacatataataataagtattcATGAAAATATTATCTCTGTGGACAAAATACCTAGTACATTGCTATTAGAGAACCATATATAGCAAAGCCTAGCATTTGGGCTCTCgtctaaatttaaaatatatcaattattaaACCACGACATTATCTGGGTTTGAAAAATTTAAGAGATTATCATTTGTAAACAAGATTAGCCCAACCATATATCTAATGTTTTCACTTACCAACCATGTTTTccattaattcattaaataaagagGGCTATTCACGGTAAATATTAAGCCCACTGGGCTCTAAACTCCAATTGTGGTTCAAAAGTATTTTTACGGGACAGAGACAGAGAGACCGACAAAGAGACAGAccgaaagaagaagaagaaataatagtAAAAGAAAAGTCATTCATTACTTCACGTGTTGGTAACTTGGTATCATGACGTGGAAGCATTCGATCTGACATCAGAACTATCCAACAAAGAAGATCGATCTTCAGATTCAAGAACACAAAAATCTTGTTAAACCAAAGAAAATTACTGATGATAACTAGctgaaaatgttatttttagtgACAAAGTGGCTAAACTGAATCAAGAAGAGATAGAGTAAGAATTAAAGAAGACGAAGTAAGCAAGAAGAGCGCAAAGAAGAGCCACAACGTTTCCTTCTTTGAGCAGAACCCTAAACACAAACCCAGCGATCTCTTTCGTCACTTTCCTCCCTTCCACCACAACTCTCCTCCTCGATTTTCCAGCGAACGCCATCGACACCACCACCGATATCCATATCACCACGATCGCCGGCACGGCTATGAACAGCGCCGCCGCCATCGATAGAACTCCGAACACAACCCCGAGAAGCACCGAAGCGTAAACCGCCGGCCATCCAGACGACGTCTGATGGTTCTCACCGTACCAATCTACAATCGAGTTCAGCGAGTTccaagaagaagacaagagGATCGCGTAGACAACAAGAAAGAGACAGACCCATGTTCTTCTCTTGCTTATTACTTTCAAAAACAGCTTGTACGAGGTCGTCCTCTCCTGTTCTTCATTGTCCGCCATTGAAACACCAGATCTGATGATTCTGTCTGCTGGTAACACTTGTGGTAGTATATATGCTTTCTCTGTctaatgttctttcttcttctgattcctTTTTTTGGGGTAAGTGTTTGCGGTGAAGAATTGTGAGAAAAGGAAAGTGGCCGTACGTTCGTTCTTTAGTTTCTACTTGAGGCCAGTCGAATCTGATGTCGCGTGAAATACACGCTCTTACTGGTGACCTCAGAGACTGGGCAGTGTTTTTCACGTGTCTTTTCTTAGCGGTCAAGTTAAAGTCTTTGTCTTTTCCTGCAAACTGACAGTTGGAGGGCTCAGTTTCCATTTTTATTTCCTCTCTATTTGCTTTTGGCTCATATCTCCCCACAACGCACCGTTTCTTcctgatatatatattttttcaaaaattgtaaTTAGTTGACGTGACCTCGGAATTAATACTATGATGCTTTACAAGTTAACGAATAACTGTGCGATGTGTTAGTTTCAGAAACATTTACACTGCAGATCATTTCATCTTTTATATTACATGCTAGGACACTTATTGTGCTACAAAGACACTTTTCTTTAAATTGAAGTTGATTTCTAACTAATATAGTTGAATCCTAAGAACAGACTTTCCTAACTAAAAACTTTAACATCCGAAGCCCACTCATTTTTTAAGCTTCTCTTTCTCATCTCTTCTATCTCTCATCTCTTtaatcatcttcttcgtcgcttcttttcttcttttatttttttgtaaaagatttttttcttcatttttacaGAACAAAGGTGACTAAAAATCAGAAATTGTCTTTGATTCTCTGAGGTGGGTCATGGTCTCTCCATCGTCGATTCACTGTAGACTTCTCTGATTCCGCGACTATCGAGCCACGGCGAGCTTTTTCTCCGTCGTCAATGTAACTGAGTCACGATCTCAATCCGCGTTTGTAGCAAATGTATTCACTTTATTCACATGTACATTACGCCACACAAAAATATACTTACACTATCCAAATGTACATCTCTACACAGAAatatgtacatgtgtacacatgtacacacaAACATGTACACATGTATGCATGTACACATTAACATATATGGCCAATAGTACATTTTGATTATTATACTATATaattactattaaaattataaaaataatgtattacaATTTTTATGATACAATTTGACggttttattgatattttatacATGTACATATGTACACAATCATATGTATGATTAATTGTAACTTTTGATCACATGATTTTATTGGATTTTagcattttattttagtttattttgagCTACTTTTTCTATAAGACCCTACAAGTATTctttctaaaactttttttttgaagtttctattCAAAATTCAAACATTAATCTCAGTTTTTTGTTAACTCGTTTTGACTAGATCGACGACCAAACTTATACTTttcatattcttaaatattatGTTTTGGTAAATAGGTGTACATATGAATCATTATACAAATTAATTGGTGTACATGAAAATTGTTGTACATGTGGATAGTGAAAATTTTGTGTATATAGTGTCATACACATATAAATAGATGTACATACACACAAGTGTACACATGGATATATGAATATTATTACAACAATGTACATCAACATGTATATTACAGGTCAAGCGTgtatgtacatatataaaatactaaTGTTGCGCAAGAAGTCTAAAGATCTTCTCTAGCCCAAATGGTTATTGCCTCCCCAGTCTTCTTGTAGTTACTCAGGTCCAATACTCAACCCACAtgttttttgggttttctcttttcttttctttttattttattttagtgagGGGGATAATAGTAATTGTACCAAGTCATATTCCTCCTAACCTAATCTCTGTAACAACGACGCCTCCACTTGTTTCAAGATTTTTCATCCATTTACACAGGAtttcatcattttataactCGATCCTACCATGTTTTCTACAGATCCTAATAAAAAAACACATGTTTTAAACATAAAGCGAAACAATTACAGAAAAGAATTCGAGAAGTCCGAGTTTATCTCCGATTAGGATCATTTCACGGAGTGATGCGGGGGTAATTTTTCGATACGAATGCAGCAGAAACAAGGACATCCCGTGGTGGAAGATCTCGCCGTGGGAGCTCGACGCAACTCGATGCTGGAGCTTGACGAAGCTGTAGTTCGTGGAGGAGACAAGACGCAGAAGAGACTTGGAGCTGAAGATGACTTACTGTGAAtggaaaagaaagagaaagaaaaagttaaaaatatttttaaataaaataattaaaacacaaaaggaaaaaaataaaggaaactAGAATCTTTTTGTAGTTACATTTCGTCAGGGAAAAGAAGTAAAAGTTAATCAAAAGTACCTTAGGAGCAATAAGTGACTTGTGATGTAATAAAAAGTCACAAAGTGACTCTGAGTTGAAAATAACTCTTAGtttcaaagaaacataaaagagaaaaaacccCAAAGATATGAATATTTATAGACTTTTCAAGACTAGATTTACACTTAAGGTCacatttcttctttttatttacatggTGGGTCACTTTCCACTATACACACACTTTCTCAACTAGCTCCTTCTTTTTCGTTTGCTCCCAACCCCATCCCAACTAACTCGTTACCCAATTGGCGGGCTTTTCTCCCCAGCCACACATTTCCTCACATTGTCAACGCCTGAGATTAACTCGTTACCCAATTGGCgggctcgcccggcgagctcgacctgATCCCGGCCTGTCCTACTTACTTCGACTCCCTTATCTTCCGTATAGCTGTGATATCCGATCTTCGGGACCATATACTTCTCGTTTCGTTTTGATTAAAGTTATTCTCGAAGTTTTATGACTAAAACCGAGAAATCGTATAAACGCCAAAAGGCCAAAGAACGGTCCGCAAGGATCCAAACTGGTCTAGAGACCCATCTACGCTCTCAGAAGGGATTCGAGCCCATAAAAGTTATGACGGTTTGTCCTAACTCGCAGAAATACGATAAATGTAAAGATTCGTGGATAACTATCAAGATcgacgaaaaatggaatattcccaAAAGAGATAGACTTGGGCCCGAAGGCGAAGGATGGGCCACCGACCTAGagcgactatataaggagagcagGAGCAGAATAAAAGGGGATCCAAAAGTTAGACTTAGAGAACTCCtgctagcttagagaacttagggcttaggtggttagactagcaCGACAATGCTTCAGACGTCTTGGCCGCCTCTTGTTCTGTTGTTTCGAtagttagcatatctctactcctctcgGAGAAATCTTGTATTCATACTATTCAATAGAACGCATCTGAGcgattatctatctttttatcgtTCTAAAGTGATTATGCAGAGAATTCAGACCTTCAAGGAAAAATGGGTTCACTCGGTTTTcctccattattatttattacaatcgacggtgtgaatttcggttcccacagtttggcgctagaaggaggggggatCGGATTCTCTAACTCAAAACTCACTAAACGATAAAAGACACAGGATGTCCGCTCCAACAGCTAACGATGTCGTTTCTTTCAAGGACCAGGCAACGGTCGATCAAGCCAAACCCCACAACGATCTCCTTGTCATTGAGCTGACGATCCAGAACATCGACGTAGCGAGAGTGTTGGTCGACACCGGATGCTCGGCCAATATTATCTACAAAAGCACCCTCGAAAGAATGGAGATCGATCTGTTCGCCATTACGGAAGGACCCAGCCCGATATTCGGACTCTCAGGAGATGCTACTATGGCTCTCGGCTCGATCGACGTCGCTGTTAAAGCCGGGAATGTCATCAAAGTCACGAAATTTTTAGTCATTAACCGCCCAACATCGTACAACGCGGTCGTCGGTACTCCATGGCTGAATTCCATGCGAGAGATCCCTTCGACATTCCATCTGTGCCTTAAGTTTCCAACCCCTCGTGGAGTCGAAACTATACAAGGAAACCGCAGGATGTCGTAAGTTTGTTTCGCTTCCgagttaaaaagaaagaactttGCGATCGAAACTTcctataaaaagaaaagaaagctgaCTCTCGATGAGAACGCCCCAGAACGAGACTCGGAAGTCTTCTGGCAATCTCAAAGGGCCAAAGCCCTAGAAGGGAAGCGCGGACCGGGATCTGCCTCGACGAATCCTCTCCGGAATGAtgcgtcgagattggagccaacCTCCGCGAGCCACTAAAAACAGAGCTCATCGCCTGTCTCAAAAAGAACCTCAATGCGTTCGCTTGGGCCGCAGAAGATATGCCAGTGATCGATATCGGCATAACGTGTCATGAGCTTAACATCGATCcgaccaaacaaacaaaaaaggagGAAGCTAGGACCGGAGCGTGCCACCGCGGTAAATGAGGAAGTCGAAAGACTCCTGAAGGTCGGATCAATAACTGAAGTtaggtatccagactggctcgctaacccGGTCGTGGTCAGAAAGAAAAACGGCAAATGGCAAGTATGCGTCGATTTCACCGATCTCAACAAGGCTTGTCCAAAGGATTGCTTCCCACTCCCGCACATCGACCGACTAGTCGAAGCAACAGCAGGGAACAAACTCTTGTCATTTATGGATGCCTTCTCCGTGTACAATCAGATcatgatgaatcccgacgattgTGAGAAAACTGCGTTCATCACCGATCGGGGAACATATTGCTACAAAGTAATGCCTTTCGGTCTCAAGAATGCAGGTGCCACTTACCAACGACTTGTCAATCGAATTTTCTCCGAACAGCTCGGCAAGACTATGGAGGTATACATCGATGACATGCTCGTAAAATCTCTTGACGAGCACGACCACGTCTCCCATTTGGAGGAGTGATTTACAAGACTTAACGCCCACAACATGAAACTGAACCCTGCAAAGTGTAGATTCGCagtggcatcaggagaattTCTCGGGTACATAGTCACGTGTCGTGGGATCGAAGCCAATCctaagcagataaacgcgttaATAGAGATGGTCTCGCCAAAGATGaaacgggaagtccaaaggctaACCGGAAGAGTCACGGCCTTGAACCGTTTCATCTCGCGCTCGACGGATTAGTGTCTTCCTTTCTACGACACGCTGAAAGGGAATAAGAAGTTTGAATGGTCAGAGGAATGTGAGAATGCTTTCCAACAGCTAAAACGTTACCTGGACACTCCTCCCGTCCTCACAAAACCAGTGGAGGGAGAACCCTTGTTCCTGTACATAGCAGTCTCCACAACAGCGGTAAGCGGCATTTTGATTAGAGAGGAACGCGGTGAGCAAAACCCAAtcttctacataagcaaaacgtTACTGGACGCTGAGACCCGGTATCCCCTGATGAAAAAACTAGCATTCGCAGTTGTGACATCGGCAAGGAAACTCCGGCCGTACTTTCAGTCGCATACCATAATAATCCTCACCACCTTCCCCCTGCGAACGATCTTGCACAGTCCGAGTCAGTCAGGACGACTCGCAAAATGGGCAATCGAACTAAGCGAGTACGATGTGGAGTACCTCCCAAGAACCTGCGCAAAATCTCAAGTACTAGCGGACTTCTTGGTAGAATTACCCACAGGGGATATGACAAACACGGAACCGGACTCAACCTTGATCCTTCACGTTGACGGATCATCGTCCAAACAAGGATCCGAGATCGGAATCCGGCTCACGTCTCCGACTGGCGAAGTCTTGGAACAGTCGTTCCGATTGGAATTCCATGCGtcgaacaacgaggccgaatatgAAGCACTCGTCGCAGGATTACGATTAGCCCATGGGCTTAAGATCCGCAACATTCACGCTTACTGTGACTCTCAGTTAGTCGCAAATCAGTACAGCGGAGAATACGAAGCGAGGAACGAAAGAATGGATGCATATCTAAAACTCATCCAAGACCTCTCCCGAGACTTAAACCACTTCACCCTCACTAGGATTCCTCGCTCGGAAAACACTCGAACGGATGCCTTGGCCGCACTCGCATCATGTTCGGATTCTGGACTAAGACGAGTAATCCCCGccgagttcatcgaacacccAAGCATCGGACCACCAGTGGTCGCCAATCTGATTCGAGCACAAATCGAAAATGCGGAGGAAGTCGAAGACCCACCAGAAGAAAACTCGGATCAGTCGGAATACGGCTGCGACAGCCCATGGCTAGAGCCAATCCGAGCATACATAATCAACGGGATGCTTCCCACTGAGAAATGGGCGGCCCGCAAAATCAAGACCCAGGCCGCGCGATATGTAACGGTAGAAGgagaaatctacaaatggagattctccggcccACTCATGACCTGCGCCGAAAGCGAAAAAGCAAGGAGAGTAATGGAGGAGGTTCATTCCAGATCATGTGGGAACCACTCCGGCAGAAGATCTCTAAAAATAAAGCGCCATGGTTATTACTGGCCAACTATGATCAAAGACTGCGAGAAGTTTGCACGGaagtgcgaaaaatgccaaaggcacgcACCGACAATCCATCAACCCGCGGAAGTCCTCTCGTCCATCTCGTCTCCGTATCCCTTCATGCGATGGTCCATGGATATCGTCGGGCCATTACATAACTCGAAGCAGAAACGCTTCCTCCTGGTCCTCACAGATTTCTTCTCAAagtgggtagaggcagattccTACGCAAGTATCAAAGACGTACAAGTCGAGAACTTCGTATGGAAGAACATCATCACCAGACACGGGGTCCCTTACGAAATCGTGACAGACAACGGATCTCAGTTCATGTCAACCTGATTCGAAGCATTCTGCGAgaagtggaagatacgactgaCTAAGTcgactcccagatatccgcagtgcagtGGCCAGACAGAGACCATCAACAAAACCGTCCTCGACGGGTTAAAAAAGCGCTTAGAAGCCAAAAAGGGGTGATGGGCAGAAGAGCTCGAAGGAGTTCTTTGGTCGCACCATACGACCCCAAGACGGGCTACGGGTGAAACCCCATTCGCCCTCGTTTACGGAACGGAATGTATGATCCCCGcggaagtagaatttcccggaGTACGGAGAAGATTCCTCCCGGAACGAGAAGATCTTAACAGCGCGATGCTGCTGGACGAACTCGATCTTATTAACGAGCGGCGAGACCAAGCTCTCATACGAATccaaaactaccagcacgccCCCGCAAAATACTACAACTCAAACTTTCGCCATCGCAGGTTCAAAGAAGGCGACctagtccttcgcaaagtcttccaaaacactgcCGAACGTAACGTATGAAAACtgggagcaaactgggaaggtccatACAAGGTCATAAGGGTAGTCCGACCAGGATCATACCAAATTGCAAACATGCAGGACGTCAAGATCCAaagaacctggaacgcgatgcatcttaaGAAATACTACCACTAATCGTAAAGTGGATCcaaagaactacgagatggcttgatccccgAAAAAAGGGTATGTAGGCAGCTCGCCCagcgagttcagctatccccccatcttaaaaaaggggggggggaatgggtacgtatactcgtatactcccacaactTTCAAAAAGTCGATCTTTTCGaaactttttacaaaaaaaaacgcgACGCTACAGCCTAAATCAGCTATCACGCTAAAACCAACAAACCCACGAGTGCTCGTAAAAAAAGAGCATCCTTGGTAAAAAAGCATGTAAGA contains these protein-coding regions:
- the BNAC01G20860D gene encoding uncharacterized protein BNAC01G20860D, with protein sequence MADNEEQERTTSYKLFLKVISKRRTWVCLFLVVYAILLSSSWNSLNSIVDWYGENHQTSSGWPAVYASVLLGVVFGVLSMAAALFIAVPAIVVIWISVVVSMAFAGKSRRRVVVEGRKVTKEIAGFVFRVLLKEGNVVALLCALLAYFVFFNSYSISS